Proteins from a genomic interval of Pseudomonas sp. RC10:
- the purL gene encoding phosphoribosylformylglycinamidine synthase: protein MLILRGAPALSAFRHKKLLEQLNDKVPAVSGLYAEFAHFAEVTGVLTEEEQHVLARLLKYGPSVPVQEPRGRLFLVLPRFGTISPWSSKATDIARNCSLTKIQRIERGTAFYVEGQFSDADAQLIADALHDRMTQLVLGGLEEAAGLFSHAEPKPLTAVDVLGGGRAALEKANVELGLALAEDEIDYLVNAFVGLKRNPHDIELMMFAQANSEHCRHKIFNASWDIDGQSQEKSLFGMIKNTYQMHNEGVLSAYKDNASVIVGSVAGRFFPNPETRQYGAVQEPVHILMKVETHNHPTAIAPFPGASTGSGGEIRDEGATGRGAKPKAGLTGFTVSNLNIPGFEQPWEKPYGKPERIVTPLDIMIEGPLGGAAFNNEFGRPALTGYFRTFEQSINTPHGEEVRGYHKPIMLAGGMGNIRKDHVQKGEITVGAKLIVLGGPAMLIGLGGGAASSMATGTSSADLDFASVQRENPEMERRCQEVIDRCWQLGDQNPIAFIHDVGAGGLSNAFPELVNDGGRGGRFELRNVPNDEPGMAPLEIWSNESQERYVLAVSAPDFERFKAICERERCPFAVVGEATEEPQLTVTDSHFGNSPVDMPLEVLLGKAPRMHRSASREEELGDDFDPSTLDLEESVQRVLHHPAVASKNFLITIGDRSITGMVNRDQMVGPWQVPVADVAVTATSFDVYTGESMAMGERTPLALLDAPASGRMAIGETLTNIAASSIAKISDIKLSANWMSAAGHPGEDARLYDTVKAVGMELCPELGITIPVGKDSMSMKTRWSDEGTEKTVTSPLSLIVTGFAPVTDIRKTLTPQLRMDKGETDLILIDLGRGQNRMGASILAQTHGKLGSAAPDVDDAEDLKAFFAVIQGLNADGHLLAYHDRSDGGLMTTALEMAFAGHCGLNLELDTLTSKREKIAAILFNEELGAVIQVRQDATPVVLAQFSAAGLGEDCVAVIGKPVNNSEVAISLNGEELFKGDRRLLQRQWSETSYQIQRLRDNADCADQEFDALLEEDNPGLSVKLGYDVNDDIAAPYIKKGVRPQVAVLREQGVNGQVEMAAAFDRAGFASVDVHMSDILAGRVDLNEFKGLVACGGFSYGDVLGAGEGWAKSALFNSRARDAFQGFFERNDSFALGVCNGCQMMSNLSELIPGSEFWPHFVRNRSEQFEGRVAMVEVQKSASIFLQGMAGSRMPIAIAHGEGHAEFKSADALLETDVSGTVAMRFVDNHGKVTETYPANPNGSPRGITGLTTRDGRVTIMMPHPERVFRAVTNSWRPDEWTEDGAWMRMFRNARVWVN from the coding sequence ATGTTGATCCTGCGTGGTGCTCCCGCCCTTTCCGCCTTCCGCCACAAGAAATTACTTGAGCAGCTGAACGACAAAGTTCCGGCTGTCAGTGGCCTGTACGCTGAATTCGCCCACTTCGCTGAGGTTACCGGCGTTCTGACCGAGGAAGAGCAACACGTCCTCGCGCGACTGTTGAAATACGGCCCGAGCGTGCCGGTTCAAGAGCCTCGCGGTCGCCTGTTTCTGGTGTTGCCGCGTTTCGGCACCATTTCGCCGTGGTCGAGCAAGGCCACCGACATCGCCCGCAATTGCAGCCTGACCAAGATTCAGCGCATCGAGCGCGGTACTGCCTTTTATGTAGAAGGCCAGTTCAGCGACGCCGATGCACAGCTCATCGCCGACGCGCTTCACGACCGCATGACCCAGTTGGTGTTGGGGGGGCTGGAAGAGGCCGCCGGGCTGTTCAGCCACGCCGAGCCGAAGCCGCTGACCGCCGTTGATGTGCTGGGTGGCGGTCGCGCCGCGCTGGAAAAGGCCAACGTCGAGCTGGGCCTGGCCCTGGCGGAAGACGAAATCGATTACCTGGTCAACGCGTTCGTCGGCCTCAAGCGCAACCCGCACGACATCGAACTGATGATGTTCGCCCAGGCGAACTCCGAGCACTGCCGCCACAAGATCTTCAACGCCAGTTGGGACATCGACGGGCAGAGCCAGGAAAAAAGCCTGTTCGGCATGATCAAGAACACCTACCAGATGCACAACGAAGGCGTGCTGTCCGCTTATAAGGACAACGCCTCGGTGATCGTCGGCTCGGTGGCCGGCCGCTTCTTCCCGAACCCTGAAACCCGCCAGTACGGCGCGGTGCAGGAGCCGGTGCACATTCTGATGAAGGTCGAGACCCACAACCACCCGACCGCGATTGCCCCGTTCCCGGGCGCGTCCACCGGCTCCGGCGGCGAGATTCGTGACGAAGGCGCCACCGGCCGTGGCGCGAAGCCTAAGGCGGGCCTGACCGGTTTCACCGTGTCCAACCTGAACATTCCGGGTTTCGAGCAGCCGTGGGAAAAGCCGTACGGCAAGCCTGAGCGCATCGTCACTCCACTGGACATCATGATCGAAGGCCCGCTGGGCGGCGCTGCGTTCAACAACGAATTCGGTCGTCCGGCGCTGACCGGCTACTTCCGTACCTTCGAGCAATCCATCAATACCCCGCACGGCGAAGAAGTCCGTGGCTACCACAAGCCGATCATGCTGGCGGGTGGCATGGGCAACATCCGTAAAGACCACGTGCAGAAGGGCGAAATCACTGTTGGCGCCAAGCTGATCGTGCTGGGCGGGCCGGCCATGCTGATCGGTCTCGGCGGCGGTGCTGCGTCCTCCATGGCCACCGGCACCAGCTCGGCGGACCTGGACTTTGCCTCGGTTCAGCGTGAAAACCCTGAAATGGAGCGTCGTTGCCAGGAAGTCATCGACCGTTGCTGGCAACTGGGCGACCAGAACCCGATCGCCTTCATCCACGACGTCGGCGCGGGCGGTCTGTCCAACGCCTTCCCTGAGCTGGTCAACGACGGCGGCCGTGGCGGTCGTTTCGAACTGCGCAACGTGCCGAACGACGAGCCGGGCATGGCCCCGCTGGAAATCTGGAGCAACGAGTCCCAGGAGCGTTATGTCCTGGCCGTCAGCGCACCGGATTTCGAACGTTTCAAAGCGATCTGTGAACGTGAGCGTTGCCCGTTTGCGGTCGTCGGTGAAGCCACCGAAGAGCCACAACTGACCGTCACCGACAGCCACTTCGGCAACAGCCCGGTGGACATGCCGCTGGAAGTGTTGCTGGGCAAGGCCCCACGCATGCACCGTTCGGCCAGCCGCGAAGAAGAGCTGGGCGACGATTTCGACCCGAGCACCCTTGATCTCGAAGAAAGCGTGCAGCGCGTGCTGCATCACCCGGCCGTGGCGAGCAAGAACTTCCTGATCACCATCGGCGACCGCAGCATCACCGGCATGGTCAACCGCGATCAGATGGTCGGCCCGTGGCAGGTGCCTGTGGCTGATGTGGCCGTGACTGCCACCAGCTTCGACGTCTACACCGGCGAATCGATGGCCATGGGCGAGCGCACGCCGCTGGCACTGCTGGACGCCCCGGCGTCCGGTCGCATGGCGATTGGCGAAACCCTGACCAACATCGCGGCTTCCAGCATCGCGAAAATTTCCGACATCAAACTGTCGGCCAACTGGATGTCCGCAGCCGGTCACCCCGGTGAAGACGCCCGTTTGTACGACACCGTAAAAGCGGTCGGCATGGAGCTGTGCCCTGAGCTGGGCATCACCATTCCGGTGGGCAAGGACTCGATGTCCATGAAGACCCGCTGGAGCGACGAAGGCACGGAAAAAACCGTCACTTCGCCGCTGTCGCTGATCGTCACCGGTTTCGCGCCGGTCACCGATATTCGCAAGACCCTGACCCCGCAACTGCGCATGGACAAAGGCGAAACGGACCTGATCCTGATCGACCTGGGCCGTGGCCAGAACCGCATGGGTGCGTCGATTCTCGCGCAGACCCACGGCAAGCTGGGCAGCGCCGCACCGGACGTCGATGACGCTGAAGACCTGAAGGCGTTCTTCGCCGTGATTCAGGGTCTCAACGCCGACGGCCACCTGCTGGCCTACCACGACCGCTCGGACGGTGGCCTGATGACCACCGCACTGGAAATGGCGTTCGCGGGTCACTGTGGTCTGAACCTGGAACTCGACACCCTCACCAGCAAGCGTGAAAAAATCGCGGCCATCCTCTTCAACGAAGAGCTGGGTGCGGTCATTCAGGTGCGTCAGGACGCGACCCCGGTCGTGCTGGCACAGTTCAGCGCTGCAGGCCTGGGCGAAGACTGCGTCGCGGTGATCGGCAAGCCGGTCAACAACAGCGAAGTGGCCATCAGCCTCAACGGCGAAGAGCTGTTCAAGGGCGACCGCCGTCTGCTGCAACGTCAGTGGAGCGAAACCAGCTACCAGATCCAGCGTCTGCGCGACAACGCCGACTGCGCCGATCAGGAATTCGACGCGCTGCTGGAAGAAGACAACCCGGGCCTGAGCGTCAAGCTGGGCTACGACGTCAACGACGATATCGCTGCGCCTTACATCAAGAAAGGCGTGCGCCCACAAGTGGCGGTCCTGCGTGAGCAGGGCGTGAACGGTCAGGTCGAAATGGCCGCCGCGTTCGACCGCGCCGGTTTCGCCTCGGTCGACGTGCACATGAGCGACATTCTCGCGGGCCGCGTTGACCTGAACGAGTTCAAAGGTCTGGTGGCGTGCGGCGGCTTCTCTTACGGCGACGTCCTCGGCGCCGGTGAAGGCTGGGCCAAGTCCGCGCTGTTCAACAGCCGTGCACGTGACGCGTTCCAAGGCTTCTTCGAACGTAACGACAGCTTCGCGCTGGGCGTCTGCAACGGTTGCCAGATGATGTCCAACCTGAGCGAACTGATTCCGGGCAGCGAGTTCTGGCCGCACTTCGTGCGCAACCGCTCCGAGCAGTTCGAAGGGCGTGTGGCGATGGTCGAAGTTCAGAAATCAGCGTCGATCTTCCTGCAAGGCATGGCCGGTTCGCGCATGCCGATCGCCATTGCCCACGGCGAAGGCCATGCGGAATTCAAATCGGCTGACGCGTTGCTCGAAACCGACGTCTCCGGCACCGTGGCGATGCGCTTCGTCGACAATCACGGCAAAGTCACCGAAACCTACCCGGCCAACCCGAACGGCTCGCCGCGCGGGATCACCGGCCTGACCACCCGCGACGGTCGCGTCACCATCATGATGCCGCACCCGGAGCGCGTGTTCCGCGCAGTGACCAACTCGTGGCGTCCGGATGAGTGGACCGAAGACGGTGCGTGGATGCGCATGTTCAGGAACGCTCGCGTCTGGGTTAACTGA
- a CDS encoding membrane-targeted effector domain-containing toxin, with amino-acid sequence MPPVTRASTAVNAERQALHTIGQNVVEGCPDMRQMAREAAADILRKRGLGNLEPDTVYWHRFSRTASSPLTFNGWEHLDTPVESLTLPQLVMRRFNANDQDAADDLQAMSGFYSGGPEAQAYDEHNEIRLLPQDVMEAFWTLDFKTRFNTQLTAFWQNSAEDFRTLAKANFIAKAIEDHRSAHLTSEQFSSLMAAVGINLIKPITLSTLRAEGRLGEGVRVAKLDIAGYEASDILRFVEPDGRQFLYVPGEVDAFQVFDTADDLQWWLMTHTNEASNRARFMSHFPLAMHAESDHTTGLNHALDMMFSNWGHGTLKVINLNDHTVQGDPFTHLRDCTRHRMQADADYALHSNGELRKQMWMGYLKAFGQTFGALAALDWPIALAAVGAGLADVGLNVDQAIHGHTTAERKSGVIGAILGSIDVLFNSVFLLHAVPAEVSTPASEQSPFLPVEDGHGPASPPGLDGMGSVSYDVAPSTEPEGNLRALRTNELLDTMTPPPADGQMQGVYLRGAGETYITIADDVYRVRFVNELNTWVVIDPKNPFSFHGNVPVRLGIDGKWQPIIGQGLRGGGKMLSTLSGNASLAPSAAPLPTPYDMPESLRPAMRGYVESPSNKPFEGYYASLTDNAPIERFFEIRDRLAADADAFYTHLQLPERAPVPDIPRDAVPKTAIRQLYEHHQGLVIGESHSSVASKQFLIDNMGQLAKQKVRTLYLEHVLTDLHQVDLDTFARTGRMPKTLQSYLEDLDWGHFTDSTGTYTFQNLVRSANKHGLRIRAIDCMTSYRVAGVPDPERNVRLKLMNYFAHTVIGADEPARAGGRWIALVGNAHANTFKGVPGMAEIEGVIGLRVRDVPAGGVIGFEPDPGEDVLTAMGNPAGRVRSDIRLQMVTTGVRTHFLRAPTSLGYRLRRPGNFAIQRSGESPQLIYKNQEGKVTYLPITVEGEHLSIQSPDWPVISGRRYGSFEELAFALKMAGMT; translated from the coding sequence ATGCCTCCTGTTACCCGCGCCTCCACTGCCGTCAATGCAGAGAGACAAGCGCTCCATACCATCGGCCAAAACGTGGTCGAAGGCTGTCCAGACATGCGCCAGATGGCCCGTGAGGCCGCCGCAGATATCCTGCGCAAACGCGGCCTTGGCAATCTGGAGCCGGACACCGTCTATTGGCACCGTTTCAGCCGCACCGCGAGCAGCCCGCTCACGTTCAACGGCTGGGAACACCTCGACACCCCCGTGGAATCCTTGACGCTGCCGCAACTGGTCATGCGCCGGTTCAACGCCAACGATCAGGACGCCGCCGACGACCTGCAAGCCATGAGCGGTTTCTACTCCGGCGGGCCGGAGGCTCAGGCGTACGACGAACACAATGAAATACGCCTGCTGCCCCAAGACGTCATGGAGGCGTTCTGGACGCTGGACTTCAAGACGCGTTTCAACACTCAACTGACCGCGTTCTGGCAAAACAGCGCTGAAGACTTCAGAACATTGGCCAAGGCCAACTTCATCGCCAAGGCCATCGAAGACCACCGCAGTGCGCACCTGACCAGTGAACAGTTCAGCTCGCTGATGGCCGCCGTGGGCATCAACCTGATAAAACCCATCACCCTTTCAACCCTTCGAGCGGAGGGCCGACTGGGCGAAGGGGTCCGTGTCGCCAAGCTGGACATTGCCGGGTACGAGGCCTCCGATATCCTGCGATTTGTGGAACCGGATGGCCGTCAATTTCTGTACGTACCGGGGGAGGTCGATGCCTTTCAGGTCTTCGATACGGCCGATGATCTGCAATGGTGGCTGATGACCCACACCAACGAGGCCAGCAATCGCGCCCGATTCATGTCGCATTTTCCACTCGCCATGCACGCCGAGAGCGATCACACCACCGGCCTCAATCACGCGCTGGACATGATGTTCAGCAATTGGGGGCACGGCACGCTCAAGGTGATCAACCTCAATGACCACACCGTGCAGGGTGATCCGTTCACTCATCTGCGCGATTGCACTCGACACCGCATGCAAGCGGACGCCGACTACGCACTTCACTCGAACGGCGAACTGCGCAAGCAGATGTGGATGGGCTATCTGAAAGCCTTTGGACAGACTTTCGGCGCACTGGCGGCGCTGGACTGGCCCATCGCACTGGCGGCGGTGGGTGCGGGGCTGGCTGACGTGGGGCTAAACGTCGATCAAGCGATCCACGGTCACACCACGGCCGAACGCAAAAGCGGGGTTATCGGCGCGATTCTCGGCAGCATTGACGTGCTGTTCAACAGCGTCTTCCTGCTGCACGCAGTGCCTGCGGAAGTGAGCACACCCGCCTCGGAGCAGTCGCCTTTTCTACCCGTCGAAGACGGACACGGCCCCGCCTCGCCGCCTGGACTCGACGGCATGGGGTCGGTATCGTACGACGTTGCGCCTTCAACCGAACCCGAGGGAAATCTGCGCGCACTCAGGACCAACGAACTGCTCGACACCATGACGCCTCCGCCCGCCGACGGTCAGATGCAAGGCGTCTACCTTCGAGGGGCCGGCGAGACCTACATCACCATTGCCGACGACGTGTATCGCGTGCGCTTCGTCAACGAACTGAACACGTGGGTGGTCATCGATCCCAAGAATCCGTTCTCATTCCACGGCAACGTCCCGGTCCGACTCGGCATTGATGGCAAGTGGCAACCCATTATCGGACAGGGTTTGCGGGGCGGCGGAAAAATGTTGAGCACGTTGTCGGGCAATGCCTCGTTGGCGCCTTCTGCTGCGCCGTTACCAACACCTTACGACATGCCGGAAAGTCTGCGACCGGCCATGCGCGGCTATGTCGAAAGCCCGAGCAACAAGCCTTTCGAGGGGTACTACGCCTCGCTCACAGACAACGCCCCGATCGAGCGCTTCTTTGAAATCCGGGACCGCCTGGCCGCTGACGCCGATGCCTTTTACACGCACCTGCAACTCCCTGAGCGCGCGCCCGTGCCTGATATTCCTCGCGATGCAGTGCCCAAGACAGCGATCAGACAACTCTACGAACATCACCAGGGTCTGGTGATCGGCGAAAGCCACAGCAGCGTCGCCAGCAAGCAATTTCTGATCGACAACATGGGGCAGCTCGCCAAACAAAAGGTGCGGACGTTGTACCTGGAACACGTGCTGACGGACCTGCACCAAGTGGATCTGGACACGTTCGCCCGAACCGGCCGCATGCCGAAAACCTTGCAGTCGTACCTGGAAGACCTGGACTGGGGGCATTTCACCGACTCGACCGGCACCTACACGTTTCAGAATCTGGTGCGCTCGGCCAACAAGCACGGCCTGCGCATCCGGGCGATCGACTGCATGACGAGTTACCGCGTCGCGGGCGTACCCGACCCCGAACGCAACGTGCGGCTAAAGCTCATGAATTATTTCGCGCACACGGTGATCGGCGCCGACGAACCCGCACGGGCCGGTGGCAGATGGATTGCACTGGTAGGCAACGCCCACGCCAACACCTTTAAAGGCGTTCCGGGCATGGCGGAAATCGAAGGCGTGATTGGCCTGCGCGTCCGGGACGTGCCAGCGGGCGGGGTGATCGGCTTCGAGCCAGACCCCGGCGAGGACGTGCTGACCGCGATGGGTAACCCCGCGGGGCGAGTTCGAAGCGATATCAGATTGCAAATGGTCACCACCGGCGTCCGCACCCATTTTTTACGTGCGCCTACGTCGCTAGGGTATCGCCTGCGACGCCCCGGCAACTTCGCCATTCAGCGTTCAGGGGAATCGCCACAGCTGATCTACAAAAACCAGGAAGGCAAAGTGACCTACCTTCCGATTACCGTCGAGGGTGAGCATTTGTCTATCCAAAGCCCCGATTGGCCAGTGATCAGCGGACGCCGCTATGGCAGCTTCGAGGAACTGGCCTTCGCGCTGAAAATGGCAGGAATGACGTAA
- the mltF gene encoding membrane-bound lytic murein transglycosylase MltF encodes MFSPSDFRPRCAKWLIATGIFLLLGACVEKPNTLERVKEDGVLRVVTRNSPATYFQDRNGETGFEYELVKRFADDLGVELKIETADNLDDLFDQMNKPGGPVLAAAGLVSTENRAKQVRFSHSYLEVTPQVIYRNGQNRPTDPGDLVGKKILVLKGSSHAEQLAALKIKYPGINYEESDQVEVVDLLRMVDEGQIDLTLVDSNELAMNQVYFPNVRVAFDLGDGRDQRWAVALGDDNSLLNEINTFLDKMQKNGMLQRLKDRYYGHVDVLGYVGAYTFAQHLQERLPKYEKHFQAAAKAEQVDWRLLAAIGYQESLWQPAVTSKTGVRGLMMLTQSTAQAMGVSNRLDAKQSIQGGAKYFAYVKEQLDDTIQEPDRTWLALASYNIGTGHLDDARKLAENEGLNPNKWLDVKKMLPRLSQKKWYSKTRYGYARGGEPVSFVANIRRYYDILTWVTQPQLEGSQVAEGALHVPGVDKTKPPEEKAPL; translated from the coding sequence ATGTTTTCCCCATCAGATTTCCGCCCACGCTGTGCCAAGTGGCTCATCGCAACCGGAATCTTCCTGCTGCTCGGCGCGTGTGTTGAGAAACCCAACACACTGGAACGAGTCAAGGAGGATGGCGTCCTGCGCGTCGTCACCCGCAACAGCCCCGCGACTTATTTCCAGGATCGTAACGGTGAAACCGGTTTCGAGTACGAACTGGTCAAGCGTTTCGCCGACGATCTGGGCGTCGAACTGAAGATCGAAACGGCTGACAATCTCGACGACCTGTTCGACCAAATGAATAAACCCGGTGGGCCTGTGTTGGCGGCAGCCGGTCTGGTCAGCACCGAAAATCGCGCCAAACAGGTGCGCTTCTCCCATTCGTACCTCGAAGTCACCCCCCAAGTCATTTACCGCAACGGCCAGAACCGTCCGACCGATCCCGGCGATCTGGTGGGCAAGAAAATCCTCGTGCTGAAGGGCAGCAGCCACGCCGAGCAACTCGCCGCACTGAAAATCAAATATCCGGGCATCAACTACGAAGAGTCCGATCAGGTCGAGGTCGTCGACCTGCTGCGCATGGTGGACGAGGGTCAGATCGACCTGACCCTCGTGGATTCCAACGAACTGGCGATGAATCAGGTGTATTTCCCGAACGTGCGCGTGGCGTTTGACCTCGGCGACGGCCGCGACCAGCGTTGGGCAGTGGCGTTGGGTGATGACAACAGCCTGCTGAACGAGATCAATACCTTCCTCGACAAAATGCAGAAGAACGGCATGCTTCAGCGGCTCAAGGACCGCTATTACGGGCATGTGGACGTTCTCGGCTACGTTGGCGCCTACACCTTCGCCCAGCATTTGCAGGAACGCTTGCCCAAATACGAAAAGCACTTCCAGGCCGCCGCGAAAGCAGAACAGGTGGATTGGCGTCTGCTGGCGGCCATTGGCTATCAGGAATCGCTGTGGCAACCGGCCGTCACGTCCAAGACCGGGGTACGCGGCCTGATGATGCTGACGCAAAGCACGGCGCAGGCGATGGGGGTCTCCAACCGACTGGACGCCAAGCAGAGCATTCAGGGCGGCGCGAAGTATTTCGCCTACGTGAAAGAACAACTGGATGACACGATTCAGGAGCCGGATCGTACGTGGCTGGCGCTGGCGTCCTACAACATCGGCACCGGACACCTCGACGATGCCCGCAAGCTGGCAGAAAACGAGGGGCTGAACCCGAATAAGTGGCTGGACGTGAAGAAGATGCTGCCGCGTCTGTCGCAGAAAAAGTGGTACAGCAAGACGCGTTATGGCTATGCCCGAGGGGGCGAGCCGGTGAGTTTCGTGGCCAACATTCGTCGGTATTATGACATTCTGACGTGGGTAACCCAGCCTCAGCTGGAAGGCAGTCAGGTCGCCGAAGGAGCATTGCATGTGCCAGGCGTGGACAAGACCAAGCCGCCGGAAGAAAAGGCGCCGCTTTAA
- the tadA gene encoding tRNA adenosine(34) deaminase TadA, translated as MRQPQIIDRSRDQHLMREALALAAEGAMLGEVPVGAVVVHDGVIIGRGFNCPISGSDPSAHAEMVAIRAAAQAQSNYRLPGSTLYVTLEPCSMCAGLIVHSRITRVVYGATEPKAGVVQSQGQFFTQPFLNHRVLFEGGVLAEECGTMLSEFFRMRRARS; from the coding sequence ATGCGGCAGCCGCAAATCATTGATCGCAGCCGCGATCAGCATCTCATGCGCGAAGCACTGGCTCTGGCCGCCGAAGGGGCGATGCTGGGCGAGGTGCCGGTGGGCGCGGTGGTGGTTCACGATGGCGTGATCATTGGTCGAGGCTTCAACTGCCCGATCAGCGGCAGCGACCCCAGTGCCCATGCCGAAATGGTCGCCATTCGCGCAGCCGCCCAGGCGCAAAGCAACTACCGCCTGCCCGGCAGCACGCTGTACGTCACCCTGGAGCCGTGCAGCATGTGTGCGGGTTTGATCGTGCACTCGCGCATCACCCGCGTGGTCTATGGCGCGACCGAGCCGAAAGCCGGGGTGGTGCAGAGCCAAGGGCAGTTTTTCACCCAGCCGTTTCTCAACCATCGGGTGTTGTTTGAGGGCGGCGTGCTGGCGGAGGAGTGCGGGACGATGCTGAGCGAGTTTTTCAGGATGAGAAGGGCGAGGTCTTAG
- a CDS encoding multicopper oxidase family protein: MSFTRRQILGGLAGLAVVGLGAGGASRYWLGRRGPGEGHDYELIAAPLDVELVTGHQTPAWAFGGSAPGTELRVRQGEWLRVRFINQLPVETTIHWHGIRLPLEMDGVPYVSQLPVKPGEYFDYKFHVPDAGSYWYHPHVSSSEELGRGLVGPLIVEEREPTGFLHERTVSLKSWHVDEQGAFTEFSVTREAAREGTAGRLSTINGVPQGVIELPAGQITRVRILNLDNTVTYRLNLPDADAMIYALDGNPVKPRPLGKDYWLGPGMRICLAIKAPAAGEELSLRNGPVRLGTFRSVANHEAPSDWPPELPANPVAEPDLDNAEKLNFNFEWAGAVSVNVENGKPPSLWQINGQAWDITDKTCADRPIAKLEKGKSYIFELKNMTQYQHPIHLHGMSFKVIASNRKDVIPYFTDTYLLGRNERARVALVADNPGVWMFHCHVIDHMETGLMAAIEVS; the protein is encoded by the coding sequence ATGTCCTTCACTCGTCGACAAATACTCGGAGGTCTGGCTGGTCTTGCCGTGGTCGGTCTGGGGGCTGGCGGGGCTTCGCGGTATTGGCTCGGCCGACGCGGGCCGGGAGAGGGGCACGATTACGAGCTGATCGCCGCCCCGCTGGACGTTGAATTGGTCACCGGTCATCAGACACCGGCATGGGCGTTCGGAGGTTCGGCGCCGGGTACTGAATTGCGGGTTCGTCAGGGCGAGTGGCTGCGGGTGCGCTTCATCAATCAGTTGCCGGTCGAGACGACCATTCATTGGCACGGGATTCGTCTGCCGCTGGAAATGGACGGCGTGCCGTACGTCTCGCAACTCCCGGTCAAACCGGGCGAATACTTCGATTACAAATTCCATGTCCCGGACGCGGGCAGCTATTGGTATCACCCCCACGTCAGCAGCAGCGAAGAATTGGGGCGCGGTCTGGTGGGACCGCTGATCGTCGAGGAGCGTGAGCCGACCGGTTTTCTGCATGAGCGCACGGTCAGTCTGAAAAGCTGGCACGTGGACGAGCAGGGGGCTTTCACGGAATTCAGCGTGACCCGCGAAGCCGCGCGGGAAGGTACGGCCGGGCGGCTGTCGACGATCAACGGGGTGCCTCAGGGTGTGATCGAACTGCCTGCCGGGCAGATCACCCGCGTGCGCATTCTTAATCTCGACAACACCGTGACCTACCGCCTGAACCTGCCGGACGCCGACGCGATGATCTACGCGCTGGACGGCAACCCTGTCAAACCGCGCCCGCTGGGCAAGGATTACTGGCTGGGGCCGGGCATGCGGATTTGCCTGGCGATCAAGGCGCCTGCTGCTGGTGAGGAACTGTCGTTGCGCAACGGGCCGGTTCGCCTGGGAACGTTCCGTTCTGTGGCAAATCACGAGGCGCCGAGCGACTGGCCGCCCGAGCTGCCTGCCAACCCGGTGGCGGAACCGGACCTGGACAACGCGGAAAAGCTGAATTTCAACTTCGAATGGGCGGGCGCGGTGTCGGTCAACGTCGAGAACGGTAAGCCGCCGAGCTTGTGGCAGATCAACGGCCAGGCTTGGGACATTACCGACAAGACCTGCGCCGATCGGCCCATCGCCAAGTTGGAAAAGGGCAAGAGCTACATCTTCGAGTTGAAGAACATGACCCAGTATCAGCACCCCATTCATTTGCATGGCATGAGCTTCAAGGTCATCGCCTCCAATCGCAAGGACGTCATCCCGTATTTCACCGACACCTATCTGTTAGGCCGAAACGAGCGCGCACGGGTCGCGCTGGTAGCGGATAATCCCGGCGTGTGGATGTTCCACTGCCATGTGATCGATCACATGGAAACCGGTCTTATGGCAGCTATCGAGGTTTCGTAA